The genomic window GATGTACCTGGTACAATAAATGGTTGCCCTGATACTGACGGTGACGGCATTGCAAATAAGGATGACAAATGTCCTGAAGAAGCCGGAGTTCCTGAAAATATGGGATGTCCTGCTGACCGTGACAAAGATGGTGTTTATGACAGAGATGATATGTGTCCTGACGTAGCAGGTACTCTCAAAGGATGTCCTGATAAAGACCGCGATGGTGTAGCTGACAAAGACGATAAATGTCCGGATGTAGCGGGAACTCTGATGGGATGTCCTGATACAGACCGTGACGGAATTGCAGACAAAGATGATAAGTGTCCAACAGTAGCAGGTCCTGCTTCTAACATGGGATGTCCAATCGACAAAGATGGAGATGGTGTTGAAGATTCTAAAGATGCATGTCCTGACGTACCGGGAACATTGATGGGATGTCCTGACCGCGACAAAGACGGTGTAGCTGACAAAGACGACAAGTGTCCGGAAACTCCGGGAGTAAAATCTAACAATGGCTGCCCTGAGATCAAGGTTGAAGACAAGAAAATACTAGATGTAGCCATGCGTTCTGTTCAGTTTGAAACAGGCACAGCTGTCATCACCAAAGCATCTTACAAAAACTTGAATGATGTCGTAAGTGTGATGAACAAGTATCCAGAAATGATGGTGAGCATCGAAGGTCACACAGATAACGTTGGTGATGCCAATTCTAATCAGAGATTGTCTGAGAAAAGAGCAAAAGCTTGTCTTGACTATTTGGTGAAGCAAGGAATTAATGCGACTCGACTAATTTCTGCCGGTTATGGTGAAACAAGACCTATAGGAGACAATACCACAGCTGCAGGTAGACAAGAAAACAGAAGAACTGAATTCAATCCTATCTGGAGATAAAATTTTAGTGATTTAGGTAGTAGAAGCTGCCAATAGTTGATACGATGTATTGACTATCGGGCAGCTTCTTTTTTTTGTATCAATACAAATAGCACAAGAGAATCAAGCTCTTTAGTTAGTATCAGCGGCCATGCTGATCCTGCAACTACAAACAAGATGAAATTGTTAGTATTTTTGTTCAGCAAAAAACTA from Saprospiraceae bacterium includes these protein-coding regions:
- a CDS encoding OmpA family protein, translated to MKRFLASFLFCAMVMLNSVTAQDLPVNTLTVKPVWINFHSPNNDNKDLFNDLDNAFELGYNRHFGKWFSLGLPLRIGAARFPKLDSSDNVIGYGKAQYYTGLDVLGNLHLFRGKAVSPFLYAGIGGAMQDFDDFYAQVPVGLGVDIRLTDLVSVVAQTDYRLALKEGYNNWQHAIGIRACLCGKPKDMDKDGVPDKVDMCPDVPGTINGCPDTDGDGIANKDDKCPEEAGVPENMGCPADRDKDGVYDRDDMCPDVAGTLKGCPDKDRDGVADKDDKCPDVAGTLMGCPDTDRDGIADKDDKCPTVAGPASNMGCPIDKDGDGVEDSKDACPDVPGTLMGCPDRDKDGVADKDDKCPETPGVKSNNGCPEIKVEDKKILDVAMRSVQFETGTAVITKASYKNLNDVVSVMNKYPEMMVSIEGHTDNVGDANSNQRLSEKRAKACLDYLVKQGINATRLISAGYGETRPIGDNTTAAGRQENRRTEFNPIWR